One window of the Fusobacterium animalis 7_1 genome contains the following:
- the brxC gene encoding BREX system P-loop protein BrxC — MSDLAIKNILQKDIERKINGVVKADSNEKDTVITELNEYVVTEEIRERLTKFFDKYVDSINFPTEDMGVWISGFFGSGKSHFLKMIGHILENNTYDGKKVVDFFKDKIDDAILMGNIEKAAEIPTDVILFNIDNVSDQDTYQNKDSIAVAFLKKFNEYLGFTRDDIEIAEFERKLWEDGKLEEFKKVFEKESGKTWKDANRNLDFHSDDFLDVIEKLGIMSRESAERWLERDIVRSISAESFRDILENYLKMKGPKHRIVFLVDEIGQYIGDNSKLMLNLQTLVETLGVKFKGRVWVGVTSQQDLSSILNNSEHRKNDFSKIQDRFKTMLALSSGNIDEVIKKRLLIKKKIEGEDLEKIFDKKRVEIENLIHFEKTMTLPLYDDNKDFSETYPFVAYQFNLLQKVFEKVRNMGHSGQHMSRGERSLLSSFQEAGIKVKDKNIGILVPFNYFYESIEQFLEDNVRRPFIHARNEKGIDDFGLEVLKLLFLLKGINGIEPTLNNLTSFMIDSMDSDRIELEKKIKKALEKLEKEVLIQKDGENYYFLTNEEQDINREIEREDIDLKKIDEKIDSYIFKEIFTKNSILMEETGNKYNFTRTIDETVYSKSGEDLAITIFTERADDYDNVAIVGTRPESDLILRLAKDDETYRNEIKLFLKVESYIRNKQKDNERESIIRILEIKQRENKIRDRRIKNELERLIGEAEVFVYGQKQDIKTKDASKKIEESLKALANHRFHKAKLVKKSYDEAEIRNILSYVYDTEENGILFDIKKDVESNINSEAIKEVLERITLLEKRGDTPITLKNISEYYLRSPYGWGQLTINGLVGELWKYKLIDLQESKVLVTDENTATNLLTKLQNKNLEKIVISLREEIDPELIKKVNNLLKEIKTIKEDTGEVTLDSPKEDLLEILKRKIGIAKSYKIECEHSKYPGKKELTDWIDLLDEIILSKDNAEKTLKNFLEMEDELSKEYDKVDRVFDFFTSSKKDRYDKAIEKINKIEEYKDYIGSLKETNAYKTIEEIRVDKNIYERIREFDDLISELDIAKDELIEIEKTSLKEKVEKYKKEFSEKLKDNPEVIKKLEEKLNEFLEKEVNNKDNSNDMAIFMKSKKLENIVNNFEEEYKNSAKKEIEKLENYLNEVAEDKTDIDELRKSIKSTYNNYKDEIAKSDIKNVSITIAKAIKDKEDFNAEINGKAKKKERVKLRKISINSKSNIESEEQVKDYISAIEKDIEKLKNEMLEAIKNNKIVDIG, encoded by the coding sequence ATGTCTGATTTAGCTATAAAAAATATTTTGCAAAAAGATATTGAAAGAAAAATAAATGGGGTTGTAAAGGCAGATAGTAATGAAAAAGACACTGTAATTACAGAATTAAATGAATATGTTGTTACAGAAGAAATTAGAGAAAGATTAACAAAGTTTTTTGATAAATATGTTGATTCAATTAATTTTCCAACTGAGGATATGGGAGTATGGATTTCAGGTTTCTTTGGTTCAGGAAAATCTCATTTTCTAAAAATGATAGGACATATTTTAGAAAACAATACTTATGATGGAAAAAAAGTCGTAGATTTTTTTAAAGATAAAATAGATGATGCAATTTTAATGGGAAATATTGAAAAAGCTGCTGAAATTCCAACTGATGTAATTTTGTTCAATATAGATAATGTAAGTGATCAAGATACATATCAAAATAAAGATAGCATAGCAGTTGCTTTTTTGAAAAAATTTAATGAATATTTAGGTTTTACAAGAGATGATATAGAAATAGCAGAATTTGAAAGAAAACTTTGGGAAGATGGAAAACTAGAAGAATTTAAAAAGGTTTTTGAAAAAGAATCTGGAAAAACTTGGAAAGATGCAAATAGAAATTTAGATTTTCATTCAGATGATTTTCTTGATGTTATAGAAAAATTAGGAATTATGAGTAGAGAAAGTGCTGAAAGATGGCTTGAAAGAGATATAGTTAGGTCTATAAGTGCTGAAAGTTTTAGAGATATACTTGAAAATTATTTAAAAATGAAAGGACCTAAACATAGAATAGTTTTTTTAGTTGATGAAATAGGGCAATATATTGGTGATAATTCAAAACTTATGTTAAACTTACAAACCTTAGTTGAAACTTTGGGAGTTAAATTTAAAGGCAGAGTCTGGGTTGGGGTTACATCACAACAAGATTTAAGTTCTATATTAAATAATAGTGAACATAGAAAAAATGATTTTTCAAAAATTCAAGATAGATTTAAAACAATGCTTGCTTTATCAAGTGGAAATATTGATGAAGTTATTAAGAAAAGACTGCTTATTAAGAAAAAGATTGAGGGAGAAGATTTAGAAAAAATTTTTGATAAAAAGAGAGTTGAAATTGAAAATTTAATACATTTTGAAAAAACAATGACTTTACCTCTATATGATGATAATAAAGATTTTTCAGAAACATATCCTTTTGTTGCTTATCAATTTAATCTACTACAAAAAGTATTTGAAAAAGTTAGAAATATGGGACATTCTGGACAACATATGTCAAGAGGAGAAAGATCTTTATTGAGTTCATTCCAAGAAGCTGGAATAAAAGTAAAAGATAAAAATATAGGAATACTTGTGCCATTTAATTATTTCTATGAATCAATAGAACAATTTTTAGAAGACAATGTAAGAAGACCATTTATTCACGCAAGAAATGAAAAGGGAATAGATGATTTTGGTTTAGAAGTATTAAAACTTTTATTCTTATTAAAAGGAATTAATGGGATAGAACCCACTTTAAATAATTTGACAAGTTTTATGATAGATTCTATGGATAGTGATAGAATAGAACTTGAAAAGAAAATAAAAAAAGCATTAGAAAAACTAGAAAAAGAAGTCTTAATTCAAAAAGATGGAGAAAATTATTATTTCTTAACAAATGAAGAACAAGACATAAATAGAGAAATTGAAAGGGAAGATATTGATTTAAAGAAAATTGATGAAAAAATAGATTCCTACATTTTTAAGGAAATATTTACAAAGAATAGTATTCTAATGGAAGAAACAGGAAATAAATATAATTTTACTAGAACTATTGATGAAACAGTTTATTCTAAATCTGGAGAAGATTTGGCAATAACTATTTTTACTGAAAGAGCAGATGATTATGATAATGTTGCTATTGTGGGTACAAGACCAGAAAGTGACCTAATATTAAGACTGGCAAAAGATGATGAAACTTATAGAAATGAAATTAAACTATTTTTAAAGGTGGAATCATATATTAGAAATAAACAAAAAGATAATGAAAGAGAATCTATTATTAGGATATTGGAAATAAAACAAAGGGAGAATAAAATAAGAGATAGAAGAATTAAAAATGAATTAGAAAGACTTATAGGGGAAGCAGAAGTATTTGTTTATGGACAAAAGCAAGATATTAAAACAAAAGATGCTTCTAAAAAAATTGAAGAAAGTTTAAAAGCTTTAGCAAACCATAGATTTCATAAAGCAAAACTTGTTAAAAAGTCTTATGATGAAGCTGAAATAAGGAATATCTTATCTTATGTTTATGACACAGAAGAAAATGGAATATTATTTGATATTAAAAAAGATGTTGAAAGTAATATAAATTCTGAAGCTATAAAAGAAGTATTAGAAAGAATAACATTACTTGAAAAAAGAGGAGATACTCCAATAACATTAAAAAATATAAGTGAATATTATTTGAGAAGTCCTTATGGTTGGGGACAACTTACAATCAATGGTTTAGTTGGAGAATTATGGAAATATAAACTAATAGATTTACAGGAATCAAAAGTCCTTGTTACAGATGAAAATACTGCAACAAATTTACTTACAAAATTGCAAAATAAAAATCTTGAAAAAATTGTAATTTCATTAAGAGAAGAAATAGATCCTGAGCTTATCAAAAAAGTTAATAATTTATTAAAAGAAATTAAAACAATTAAAGAAGATACAGGAGAAGTTACTCTTGATTCTCCAAAAGAAGATTTGTTAGAGATATTAAAAAGAAAAATTGGAATAGCAAAGAGCTATAAAATAGAATGTGAACATAGTAAATATCCAGGGAAAAAAGAATTGACTGATTGGATAGACCTTTTAGATGAAATTATTTTATCTAAGGATAATGCTGAAAAGACTCTTAAAAATTTCTTAGAAATGGAAGATGAGCTATCAAAAGAATATGATAAGGTTGATAGGGTTTTTGATTTCTTTACAAGTTCTAAAAAAGATAGATATGACAAAGCTATTGAAAAAATAAATAAAATTGAAGAGTATAAAGATTATATTGGTAGTTTAAAAGAAACTAATGCCTATAAAACAATTGAAGAAATTAGAGTTGATAAAAATATTTATGAAAGAATTAGAGAGTTTGATGATTTAATTTCTGAATTAGACATAGCCAAAGATGAACTTATAGAAATTGAAAAAACTTCTTTAAAAGAAAAAGTTGAAAAGTATAAAAAAGAGTTCTCTGAAAAATTAAAAGATAATCCAGAAGTAATTAAGAAATTAGAAGAAAAGTTAAATGAATTTTTAGAAAAAGAAGTTAATAATAAAGATAATTCTAATGATATGGCAATATTTATGAAATCTAAAAAATTAGAAAATATTGTTAATAATTTTGAAGAAGAATATAAAAATTCTGCTAAAAAAGAAATTGAGAAATTAGAAAATTATCTTAATGAAGTTGCAGAAGATAAAACTGATATTGATGAACTTAGAAAAAGTATAAAATCTACATACAATAATTATAAAGATGAAATAGCCAAAAGCGATATTAAAAATGTCAGTATAACTATTGCAAAAGCAATTAAGGATAAAGAAGATTTTAATGCTGAAATTAATGGAAAAGCTAAGAAAAAAGAAAGAGTGAAATTAAGAAAAATTTCTATAAACTCAAAAAGTAATATAGAAAGTGAAGAACAAGTGAAAGATTATATTTCAGCTATTGAGAAAGATATTGAAAAGTTAAAAAATGAAATGCTTGAAGCTATTAAAAATAATAAGATTGTTGATATTGGATAA
- a CDS encoding AAA family ATPase, whose product MLIEFKVEGFKNFEKELVFDLSKTRNYNFNENAIKDGIVKTGLIYGINGSGKSNLGLAIFDIILHLTDKEKTINLYDYYLNLTNSNTMAKFYYKFKFGNDILEYEYQKDKPQNLVSEVVKINNKLIAEYDYLTNKFELNLEGTESLNKNLNGNNISFIKYINNNINPEPSTKQFKIKKIISTFLKFVDNMLLFSSLDGNFYQGFKKGGGSISEEIINRGKLKDFENFLRVAGIDYTLIEKEVGKEKRIYCKFKSGEVNFFEIASRGTKSLTLFYAWLIRLNDVSFVFIDEFDAFYHVNLAKRVVEELLKLNVQAILTTHDTTIMTNDLLRPDCYFVLSEGKIKSLPDLTEKELRQAHNLEKMYRAGAFNE is encoded by the coding sequence ATGTTAATAGAATTTAAAGTAGAAGGATTTAAAAATTTTGAAAAAGAATTAGTTTTTGATTTGAGTAAAACAAGAAACTATAATTTTAATGAAAATGCAATAAAAGATGGAATTGTAAAAACAGGATTAATATATGGAATTAATGGAAGTGGAAAATCAAATTTAGGTTTAGCTATTTTTGATATAATTTTACATTTAACAGATAAAGAAAAAACTATTAATCTATACGATTATTATTTAAATCTTACTAACAGTAACACTATGGCAAAATTTTATTATAAATTTAAGTTTGGAAATGATATTTTAGAATATGAATATCAAAAAGATAAGCCACAAAATTTAGTGAGTGAAGTAGTAAAAATAAATAATAAATTAATAGCAGAATATGATTATTTAACTAATAAATTTGAATTAAATTTAGAGGGAACAGAGAGTTTAAATAAAAATCTTAATGGAAATAATATTTCTTTTATAAAATATATAAATAATAATATAAATCCAGAGCCTAGCACAAAACAATTTAAGATAAAGAAAATCATTTCAACTTTTTTAAAATTTGTAGATAATATGTTACTTTTCTCCTCACTTGATGGAAATTTTTATCAAGGTTTTAAAAAAGGTGGAGGAAGTATTAGTGAAGAAATTATAAATAGAGGAAAGTTAAAAGATTTTGAGAATTTTTTAAGGGTAGCTGGAATTGATTATACTCTTATTGAAAAAGAGGTAGGTAAGGAAAAAAGAATATATTGTAAATTTAAGAGTGGAGAAGTTAATTTTTTTGAAATTGCTTCAAGAGGTACTAAATCATTAACACTATTTTATGCATGGTTAATAAGATTAAATGATGTTTCTTTTGTTTTTATAGACGAATTTGATGCTTTTTACCATGTAAATTTAGCAAAAAGAGTTGTAGAAGAATTGCTTAAATTAAATGTACAAGCCATTTTAACTACTCATGATACAACTATAATGACTAACGATTTATTAAGACCAGATTGTTATTTTGTATTGTCTGAAGGAAAAATAAAATCTCTTCCAGATTTGACAGAAAAAGAATTAAGACAAGCACATAATTTAGAAAAGATGTATAGAGCTGGTGCTTTTAATGAGTAA
- a CDS encoding DNA methyltransferase, protein MNKSSLKIFAIEARKELMEKMRTRLEILGITKNGIEKAKVIGKEVEIGGRLYSKESYDSLIRKYKQVGYEELIEESAYTWFNRLTALAFMEANGYIEEKMIFNNGVKNEPAIIDNYYEFEFFKNLDNNLQKELHNLRDENTPNSIEKLYSILMEEKCEDLSAIMPFMFKKKGTYSDILFPTGLLMENSLLVRLREEIREEAPIELIGWLYQYYNSEKKDEVFEGLKKNKKITKENIPAATQLFTPDWIVKYMVENSLGKLALESTGINKNLKDNWKYYIDSEKEENSEKIKIEDIKILDPAMGSGHILVYAFDLLFEMYENLGWSTKETVLSILKNNLYGLEIDERAGQLASFALMMKAREKFSRLFSVLKREEDFKLNTLIIEESNSLSERIKNRIKDNNLNNLNEIIQ, encoded by the coding sequence ATGAATAAAAGTAGCTTAAAGATTTTTGCAATAGAAGCAAGAAAAGAATTAATGGAAAAAATGAGAACAAGACTTGAAATTCTTGGAATAACTAAAAATGGAATAGAAAAAGCAAAAGTTATAGGAAAAGAGGTTGAAATAGGAGGGAGACTTTATTCAAAAGAAAGCTATGATAGTTTAATTAGAAAATATAAACAAGTTGGCTATGAAGAACTTATAGAAGAAAGTGCTTACACTTGGTTCAATAGATTAACAGCATTAGCATTTATGGAAGCAAATGGATATATTGAAGAGAAAATGATATTTAACAATGGTGTTAAAAATGAGCCTGCAATAATTGATAATTATTATGAATTTGAATTTTTTAAAAATTTAGATAATAATTTACAAAAAGAACTACATAATTTAAGAGATGAGAATACACCAAATTCAATAGAAAAACTTTATTCTATTTTGATGGAAGAAAAATGTGAAGATTTATCAGCTATTATGCCATTTATGTTTAAGAAAAAAGGGACTTATTCAGATATTTTATTTCCAACAGGTTTATTAATGGAAAATTCATTGTTAGTAAGGCTTAGAGAAGAAATAAGAGAAGAAGCACCAATTGAGCTAATAGGTTGGCTTTATCAATATTATAATTCAGAAAAGAAAGATGAAGTTTTTGAAGGTTTAAAGAAAAATAAAAAGATAACAAAAGAAAATATTCCAGCAGCAACACAATTATTTACACCAGATTGGATAGTAAAATATATGGTGGAAAATTCATTAGGTAAACTAGCACTGGAATCAACTGGAATAAATAAAAATCTTAAAGATAATTGGAAATATTATATAGATTCAGAAAAAGAAGAAAATTCAGAAAAAATAAAGATAGAAGATATAAAAATATTGGATCCAGCAATGGGAAGTGGACATATATTAGTTTATGCTTTTGATTTGTTATTTGAAATGTATGAAAATCTTGGTTGGAGTACAAAAGAAACTGTGTTATCAATATTAAAAAATAATCTATATGGATTAGAAATAGATGAAAGAGCAGGACAATTAGCTTCATTTGCACTTATGATGAAAGCAAGAGAAAAATTTTCAAGATTATTTTCAGTGTTAAAAAGAGAAGAAGATTTTAAATTAAATACCTTAATAATAGAAGAAAGTAATAGTTTATCTGAAAGAATTAAAAATAGAATAAAAGATAATAACTTAAATAATCTTAATGAAATAATACAATAG
- the pglX gene encoding BREX-1 system adenine-specific DNA-methyltransferase PglX, which yields MDKELLEREFNLLKESFNNNEQETLIFNEDEIIIDINEELELIGNLIKQHITLVNQYETVVTNPPYMGGKGFSPKLKTYVEKNYKDSKSDLFAIFIERCNEFTKKDCYTSMITMPSWLFLSSFESTRSYIISNLKIQSLLHMGRGIFGIDFGSVAFTLKKELPNKEKGSYYRLHKRNFQHIYYNDIEKIFLNSKEDFNYKYNFDLYRDDEGVNIIPNFSIENGQQIKFQAKQKDFEKIPGSPIAYWVSDKVREIFEKNQKLGEVGEAKVGLQTGDNNKFLRLWNEVNYNKIGYNMSNSEEALESKKKWFPYNKGGEFRKWYGNQEYLVNWENDGYEIKNFYDGKGKLRSRPQNTEYYFKESVTCSAISSSQNSIRYCPNGSIFDVNLRVYFLERDKNLKLLSILNSKIFQKFGEILSPTLALNANDLDRIPVIFNSDTNLVEENISISKEEWDSRETSWDFEKLSLIDGSIDLKTAYENYCNHWRDNFVQLHKNEEELNRLFIEIYDLQDEIDEKVAFEDITILKKEAKIIEIDNSVPKDFFSESEKYLYDRGVSLEFNKDELVKQFLSYAVGCIMGRYSINKSGLIMTNSDDILELSENKFIVKSTGGEIRQEVESKFLPDEFGIIPITDEKDFSNDIVEKLKEFIKCVYGEENLKDNLNFIAEALGNKDNKSAEEIIRTYFIKDFYSDHLQRYQKRPIYWLMNSGKKNAFSCLFYMQRYEPLTVARVRADYLIPYQEMLENKRKFIERQLSDDDISAKEKKNIEKQLKELDTLLKELREYANEVKHIAEQKIPLDLDDGVNVNYEKLGAILKKR from the coding sequence ATTGATAAAGAATTATTAGAAAGAGAATTTAATCTATTAAAAGAAAGTTTTAATAATAATGAGCAAGAAACATTAATATTTAATGAAGATGAAATAATTATAGATATTAATGAGGAATTAGAACTTATTGGAAATCTAATAAAACAACATATAACTTTGGTAAATCAATATGAAACAGTAGTAACTAATCCTCCATATATGGGAGGAAAAGGTTTTAGTCCAAAACTTAAAACTTATGTTGAGAAGAATTATAAGGATAGTAAAAGTGATTTATTTGCAATCTTTATTGAAAGATGTAATGAATTTACAAAAAAAGATTGCTATACTTCTATGATAACTATGCCATCTTGGTTATTTCTATCATCATTTGAAAGTACTAGAAGCTATATAATAAGTAATTTAAAGATTCAATCTTTGTTACATATGGGAAGGGGAATATTTGGAATAGATTTTGGTTCAGTTGCATTTACCCTAAAAAAAGAACTTCCTAATAAAGAAAAAGGAAGTTATTATAGATTACACAAAAGAAATTTTCAACATATATATTATAATGATATTGAAAAAATCTTTTTAAATTCAAAAGAAGATTTTAATTATAAATATAATTTTGATTTGTATAGAGATGATGAGGGAGTAAATATAATTCCTAATTTTTCAATAGAAAATGGACAACAAATAAAATTTCAAGCTAAACAAAAAGATTTTGAAAAGATACCAGGAAGTCCAATAGCTTATTGGGTAAGTGATAAAGTAAGAGAAATATTTGAAAAAAATCAAAAATTAGGTGAAGTTGGTGAGGCAAAAGTTGGATTACAAACAGGAGATAATAATAAATTTTTAAGATTATGGAATGAAGTTAATTATAATAAAATTGGCTATAATATGTCAAACTCAGAAGAAGCATTAGAAAGCAAAAAGAAATGGTTTCCATATAATAAAGGTGGAGAATTTAGAAAATGGTATGGAAATCAAGAATATTTAGTTAATTGGGAAAATGATGGATATGAGATTAAAAATTTTTATGATGGAAAAGGAAAATTAAGATCAAGACCTCAAAATACTGAATATTATTTTAAAGAATCAGTGACTTGTTCTGCAATTTCTTCTTCACAAAATTCAATTAGATACTGTCCAAATGGAAGTATATTTGATGTTAATTTAAGAGTTTATTTTTTAGAAAGAGATAAAAATTTAAAATTATTGAGTATTTTAAATTCAAAAATTTTTCAAAAGTTTGGAGAGATATTATCTCCTACTCTTGCTTTAAATGCAAATGATTTGGATAGAATTCCAGTTATTTTTAATAGTGATACCAATTTAGTAGAAGAAAATATATCTATCTCAAAAGAAGAATGGGATTCAAGAGAAACTTCTTGGGATTTTGAAAAACTATCTTTAATTGATGGTAGTATAGATTTAAAAACTGCTTATGAAAATTATTGTAATCATTGGAGAGATAACTTTGTTCAACTACATAAAAATGAAGAAGAATTAAATAGACTTTTTATAGAAATTTATGATTTGCAAGATGAAATAGATGAAAAAGTAGCTTTTGAAGATATTACTATATTAAAGAAAGAAGCTAAGATTATTGAAATTGATAATAGTGTTCCTAAGGATTTTTTTAGTGAATCAGAAAAATATTTATATGATAGAGGAGTTAGTTTAGAATTTAACAAAGATGAATTAGTAAAACAATTCTTATCTTATGCTGTTGGTTGTATTATGGGTAGATATTCAATAAATAAATCTGGACTTATTATGACAAATAGTGATGATATATTAGAATTATCAGAAAATAAATTTATAGTTAAAAGTACTGGTGGAGAAATAAGACAAGAAGTTGAAAGTAAATTTTTACCTGATGAATTTGGAATTATTCCAATAACAGATGAAAAAGATTTTTCAAATGATATAGTTGAAAAATTAAAAGAATTTATAAAGTGTGTTTATGGAGAGGAAAATTTAAAAGATAATCTTAATTTTATAGCAGAAGCATTAGGAAATAAAGATAATAAATCTGCTGAAGAAATTATTAGAACATATTTTATAAAAGATTTCTATTCAGACCATTTACAAAGATATCAAAAAAGACCAATTTATTGGCTAATGAATAGTGGAAAGAAAAATGCTTTTTCTTGTTTATTCTATATGCAAAGATACGAACCTTTAACAGTTGCAAGAGTGAGAGCAGATTATTTGATACCTTATCAAGAAATGTTAGAAAATAAGAGAAAATTTATAGAAAGACAGTTATCAGATGACGATATATCAGCAAAAGAAAAGAAAAATATTGAAAAACAATTAAAAGAATTGGATACATTATTAAAGGAATTAAGAGAATATGCTAATGAGGTAAAACATATTGCTGAACAAAAAATTCCATTGGATTTAGACGATGGAGTTAATGTTAATTATGAAAAATTGGGGGCTATTCTTAAAAAAAGGTAG
- a CDS encoding KAP family P-loop NTPase fold protein: MFYSEKPIISKNEDLLGRKKAVSDLAKEIEHYKNKDSLTIGIVGKWGSGKTSFINMVLESFKGNNNYIVIKFNPWNISSRKQLISDFFLQLSNNIKKENESNEIIGTIGKSLGTLSKFFKPLGLIPPLSLLGTIGDITEKASGFINEYLEAEKEDLETLKSNINQELEDLDKKILIVIDDIDRLCDEEIREMFQLVKSIADFKNTIYILSYDREIVIKALDKSQQDKGEEYLEKIVQVPLVLPYISKSDLDKIFINRLNTSIDIPDEEYDNEYFSKIYYNGLAESFENLRDIERYMNVFNLGINLAIEELNINDYIVLTLIKVFEPNLYEYIKNNKDYFSGTKFNEFLNKDKKEILGELEEIYKKLKKLEKKKVKRLMEAIFPKLKETNYDESFIDIWGKARRIATPVYFESYFRLDFPEDEIKKSEVEKFKKFSTEEDLIEIFNIDNKKRIRFLELITGEIEEISDEKAIILLKFIFSIESELKYEDSKGIFTFMDSPKYKVTRIFYKIINKNHNRNRYKIMEELFKYDKSSLRLLFFVLDILNRSFLKKNLQSEYGIEENQLNNLKDIAITKILKESEKSEKIESDLLNILYTMKRLGKEEEAKKVFKNYLKNKNLLIDFIKEFIITRTTEINYSIRESTYLVKDSIEDFYDYEEFVKIVDENFTNPNEEECKVINQLKNAITREELEKD; encoded by the coding sequence ATGTTTTATTCAGAAAAACCAATAATTTCAAAAAATGAAGATTTATTAGGGAGAAAAAAAGCTGTCAGTGACCTAGCAAAAGAAATTGAACATTATAAGAATAAAGATAGTTTAACAATTGGAATAGTTGGTAAATGGGGAAGTGGAAAAACTTCATTTATAAATATGGTATTGGAAAGTTTTAAAGGCAACAATAATTATATAGTAATAAAATTTAATCCTTGGAATATTTCTTCAAGAAAACAACTTATAAGTGATTTTTTTCTTCAATTATCCAATAATATAAAGAAAGAAAATGAAAGTAATGAAATTATAGGAACTATTGGGAAATCACTAGGAACACTATCAAAATTTTTTAAACCACTAGGTCTTATTCCACCTCTTTCACTATTAGGTACTATCGGAGATATTACAGAAAAAGCAAGTGGGTTTATCAATGAATATCTTGAAGCTGAAAAAGAAGATTTAGAGACATTGAAAAGTAATATAAATCAAGAATTAGAGGATCTGGATAAAAAAATTCTCATAGTAATTGATGATATTGATAGATTATGTGATGAAGAAATAAGAGAAATGTTTCAATTAGTAAAATCAATTGCTGATTTTAAAAATACAATATATATTCTTTCTTATGATAGAGAAATAGTTATTAAAGCATTGGATAAAAGTCAACAAGATAAAGGTGAAGAATATTTAGAGAAAATAGTCCAAGTTCCTTTAGTATTACCTTATATCTCAAAAAGTGATTTAGACAAAATATTTATAAATAGACTCAACACCTCTATTGATATTCCAGATGAAGAGTATGATAATGAATACTTTTCTAAGATATATTATAATGGATTAGCTGAAAGCTTTGAAAACTTAAGAGACATAGAAAGATATATGAATGTGTTTAATTTAGGAATTAATCTTGCAATAGAAGAATTGAATATAAATGATTACATTGTATTAACATTAATAAAAGTATTTGAACCTAATTTATATGAATACATAAAAAATAATAAAGATTATTTTTCTGGTACAAAATTTAATGAATTTTTGAATAAAGATAAGAAAGAAATTTTAGGTGAGTTAGAAGAAATTTATAAAAAGTTAAAAAAACTTGAAAAAAAAAAAGTAAAAAGACTAATGGAGGCAATTTTTCCTAAATTAAAAGAAACGAACTATGATGAAAGTTTTATTGATATTTGGGGTAAAGCAAGAAGAATAGCGACACCAGTATATTTTGAAAGTTATTTTAGATTAGATTTTCCAGAAGATGAAATAAAAAAGTCAGAAGTAGAAAAATTTAAAAAATTTTCAACTGAAGAAGATTTAATTGAAATTTTTAATATAGATAATAAAAAAAGAATAAGATTTTTAGAATTAATAACAGGAGAAATTGAAGAAATATCAGATGAAAAGGCAATAATATTATTAAAATTCATCTTTAGTATAGAAAGTGAACTAAAATATGAAGATTCAAAAGGTATCTTTACTTTTATGGATAGTCCAAAATATAAGGTTACTAGAATATTTTATAAAATAATAAATAAAAATCATAATAGAAATAGATACAAAATAATGGAAGAGCTTTTTAAATATGATAAAAGTTCATTGCGACTTTTATTTTTTGTTTTGGATATACTAAATAGAAGTTTCTTAAAAAAGAATTTACAATCTGAATATGGAATTGAAGAAAATCAATTAAATAACCTTAAAGATATAGCAATTACAAAAATTCTAAAAGAAAGTGAAAAATCTGAAAAAATAGAATCTGATTTATTAAATATCTTGTATACGATGAAAAGATTAGGAAAAGAAGAGGAAGCTAAAAAAGTATTTAAAAATTATTTAAAAAATAAAAATTTATTAATAGACTTTATAAAAGAATTTATAATTACTAGAACAACTGAAATTAATTATTCTATCAGAGAAAGTACTTATTTAGTTAAAGATTCTATAGAGGATTTTTATGATTATGAAGAATTTGTAAAAATAGTAGATGAAAATTTTACTAATCCTAATGAAGAAGAATGTAAAGTAATAAATCAACTAAAAAATGCTATTACAAGAGAAGAATTAGAAAAAGATTAA